The Rhododendron vialii isolate Sample 1 chromosome 5a, ASM3025357v1 genome contains a region encoding:
- the LOC131327438 gene encoding putative F-box protein At2g16220, which produces MARATFHLQFEITIEILSRLPVKSLLRFQSVCKTWYALIKTPSFIAQHDITQSTLDSTSLLVITYNGKTQTFAMSLVNEGFSNGPVNLDFPFLNRRNYLPIGIHNRGDFLSVGGICNGLAYISLSHVGYPLILCNPSTRKFRDIPNLEWNWLGENDYNRQMLVRWVSFGFGFHPSARDYKLI; this is translated from the coding sequence ATGGCAAGGGCGACGTTCCATCTGCAGTTTGAGATAACCATTGAAATCCTCTCAAGATTGCCAGTGAAATCCCTGTTGCGATTCCAGTCCGTTTGCAAAACCTGGTATGCCCTCATCAAAACCCCTAGTTTCATCGCCCAACATGATATAACCCAGTCCACTCTAGATTCCACCTCTCTCCTCGTAATCACTTACAATGGTAAAACCCAAACCTTTGCCATGTCTTTAGTTAATGAAGGGTTTAGTAATGGCCCTGTTAATCTCGATTTCCCGTTTCTGAACAGGAGGAATTATCTTCCCATTGGGATACATAATAGGGGGGATTTTCTTTCCGTAGGGGGTATATGCAATGGTTTAGCTTATATAAGTTTGTCTCACGTTGGATATCCATTGATTCTATGCAATCCCTCCACCAGAAAGTTTCGGGATATTCCGAATTTGGAATGGAATTGGTTGGGTGAGAATGATTACAATCGCCAAATGCTTGTTAGGTGGGTAAGTTTTGGGTTTGGCTTCCATCCCAGTGCTCGTGATTACAAATTGATTTGA